Below is a window of Candidatus Terasakiella magnetica DNA.
GTCACGCAAAGGCTATCGTGAGGGCGGCTACGGCTTCCTTGTTGCCTTATTTGCAGGGCTTTATCCCTTGCTCTCCTACCTTAAAGCCACATTGGAAAAAGAATAAATGGCCAAGATCGTTTTTGCAGACGATGGAATTGAATTTGACGGTAAAACGTTGGAACAACGCGCATTAGGCGGAGTTGAATCTTCTGTCATCATGATGATGGAAGAATTCGCCAAACGCGGTCATGAAGTGATCGTGCGCAATAAGTGCAAAGAGGCCATGGTCTATAAAGGGGTTGATTGGGCACCCATTGAACAGGGCTTACCTGAAGAGGCTGATCTTTATATCGCCAATCGCGGGGATAAGCTGATTGATTTGATGCCCAAGGCCAAAAAGACGGTCTTTTGGACGCATAATCCGTGTAAGTATATGGTCAAGTGGCGCTATCTAAAGAAATTCTGGAAAGTGCGCCCCACAATCGTATTTATTGGGGAATATCACGCAACGACTTTGCCAAGCTGGGTGCCAGATGGCGGGCGTCGCGTCATCCCATACGGTATTCCTGAGATTTTCCGCCATGCAACTGTACGCAGCCAAGCGCCTGCCCCACGTGCGGTCTTTACCTCAAACCCGCTGCGCAGCCTTAACTGGTTGTTAGACCGTTGGGAGCAAGAAATCCGCCCAGCCTCACCCAAGGCCGAGCTTCATGTTTTTGGCGGGCCTGCGGTTTATGGTGCGGTTGGCGCTGAAAAAGCAGCCTTGATGGATGAAATCTTTAAACGCGCAAAAGCCATGGCAGACCAAGGCATTGTGTTGCGCGGCCCTGCGACCAAGCAGGAACTTATTGAAGAATTACAACAAGCACGCATCATGACCTTTCGCGGGGATATTAATGAGACATTCTGTCTGGCAGTGGCAGAAGCCCAAGCCTTGGGCACGCCAACGGTTGTGCAGGATTATGGCTCTATGTATGAACGTGTTGTGGATGGAAAAACAGGGACCGTGGCAAAAGATGATGAGACCTTCAGTCAGGGGGCGATCAAGCTTTTAAATGATGATGAACACTGGTTTGAACAGCATAAAAATTGCCTGAAGACCCAACGTAGTTGGGGCTGGGAACAAGCATGTGCTGCTTTTGAGGAATTAATTTAATGCGTATCTTGCAAACAATGGCAGGTGCAGAATTTGGCGGGGCAGAAGCCTTTTTTACCCGTCTTGCAGTGGCCTTGCAAAAAACGGATGTGGAACAACGTGTTATTATTCGCGAAAACCCAGCCCGCGCACGTGCATTGCGTGCGGGTCAGGTGGAACCATTGCAACTGTCATTTGGCGGGGCTTTGGATGTGCGCACAGGCATGACCTTGCGCCGCGAGATTAAAAACTTTAATCCCGATGTGGTTTTGACATGGATGAACCGCGCAACCAAAAAAACACCCGCAGGGAAAGGCAAATTTGTAAAAGTTGCCCGTCTTGGCGGTTATTACGATCTGAAATATTATCGAGATTGTGACCATCTGGTGGGCAATACACAGGATATTGTTGATTATCTGGTGAAAGAAGGCTGGCCGGCAGAACGCGCACATTATCTGCCGAATTTTGTGACTGCAACACGGGCTGAACCAGCTTCGCGCATGGAACTTTCCACACCGGAAGATGCACCCTTGTTGCTGTCTTTAGGCCGCCTTCATGAAAATAAAGCGTTTGATACGCTCCTTAAAGCTTTGGCGCGTGTACCCGGTGTTTATCTGTGGCTGGCTGGTGAAGGCCCGCTTCGTCGTGAGCTGGAATTACAGGCTGAAGAATTGGGTATTCGCCCGCGTGTGCGGTTTTTAGGCTGGCGTGAAGATACGGCCTCTTTATTTGCTGCCAGTGATGTTTATATCTGTCCCTCACGTCATGAACCTTTGGGCAATGTAGTGCTTGAAGGCTGGGCGCAAGGACGTCCGGTGATTGCAGCTGATAGTCTGGGGCCGGGGACATTGATTGAACATGGTGAAAACGGTGTTCTGTGTCCGGTTGATAATGATAAAGCAATGGGTGATGCCATTAAATGGGTCTTTAGCGATCAGGACTTTGCCTATAAGCTGGCAACACGGGGTTGGGAAAGCTATCAGCGTGATTTTACCGAAGAAGTCGTGGTGCAGAAGTATCTGGAATTCTTTGAAAAAATCACTCAGGATGTAGCTTAGTCGCAAGGACGACAAGACAGGGTAGACGAACATGTGTGGCATTGCAGGTTTTATGACGATTGATGGCACCTCGCCAAGTGATGAGGTGCTGGATGCGTTTGCGCGCTGTCTTGCCCATCGTGGTCCGGATGGTCAGGGACGTTTTCGTGAAAAAAATGTCGCCATGGTGCAGACTCGTCTTGCCATCATTGACTTAGAGACAGGGCAACAGCCTATCATTGATGAGAAGGGCAATGTGTTAAGTGCCAATGGCGAGGTTTATAACTTCGTTGAATTGCGCGCAGAACTGCCTGATCTGGAAATGAAAACCGCTTCTGATTGCGAACCCCCGCTTCATCTTTATGGGCGCAAAGGCTTGGCTTTTGTGGATGATCTGCGCGGCATGTTTGCCATTTCCATTTATGATAAAGAACGTGGTCGTCTGGTCCTAAGCCGGGATCCCTTTGGCATTAAGCCGCTTTATTATGCAGAAACCCAACGCGGTTTTGCCTTTGCCTCAGAACCTCAGGCCCTGATTGGGGCGGGTTTGGTTAAGCCCAAGGTGCGTGAAGAAGCGCGCAATGCCTTTATGCAGCTTCAGTTTTCAACGGGGCGTAACACCATTTATAAAGGGATTAAGCGCGTCTTGCCCGGTGAAACGCTGGTGGTGGAACGCGGTCTTGTGGTGGAACATCACATGAAGCTGGCCCTTGATGCAGGTGGGCCAAAGTCCATCTCTGAAGGCCAAGCCATGAAAAAGATGGAAGAGGCCTTAATTGATAGTGTGAAGGTCCATCAACGATCAGACGTGCCATATGGTTTGTTTTTATCCGGTGGTATTGACTCATCTTGCCTGCTGTCTTTGATGGCAGAGCTTAATGATAATCCGATCAAAGCCTATACCGCAGGCTTTAGTGGCACTGATGTGCCGGATGAGCGCGAACATGCGCGCATGCTGGCACAAAAAGTGGGCGCGGATCATACCGAGGTTGAGTTTGATGAAAATGATTTTCTTAAGCTGTTGCCGCGCATTGCAGAAGCGATTGATGATCCGGTGGCTGATTATGCCGTACTGCCCACTTTCAAGCTTGCACGTGAAGCCAGAAAAGATGTGAAAGTAGTGCTTTCTGGTGAAGGTGCGGATGAACTTATGGGCGGATACGGGCGTTATCGTGCCTATTGTCGCCCTTGGCCCTTGCGCAAAACCATTCGTGGCACAGGCACCTTTGATGGGCTGGGTGTCTTTTCAAAAGATATTGGGAAAGATTGGCATAAAGGTATTGAGAAGGCGGAACATTACGTCAAAAAATTTGGTTTTTCCCGTCTGCAACGCGCCCAAGGGATTGACCTGATTGACTGGTTACCGCACGATCTATTGATTAAACTGGACCGTTGCCTGATGGCAAATGGGGTAGAAGGACGCACACCGTTTTTGGACCCAGAGGTGGCAAAGGCTGTGTTCTATCTGCCTGATAATATGAAAATTAGCAATAAGTTGGGTAAAAACCTGTTGCGCCACTGGCTGAACAAACGTTTACCCGAAGCCAAGCCTTTTTCAAAAAAACGCGGCTTTACCGTGCCTGTTGGGCATTGGATTGCAAGTCATGGGGCGCAGCTTGGCCCATTGGTGGCGTATCAGCCCGGTGTTGCGGAATTTTGTGATAAAAATGCTGTGATCCGTCTTTTCACCACTGAGGGTAAAGAAGAAGGTTTTGCGGCTTGGACGTTGTTGTTCTATGCACTTTGGCATCAACGTCATATACTTGAATTAAAATCAGATGGCGACGTGTTTGACGCCTTATCTCTTAAATAAGCAAGGAGACACCACATGTACGATATGATCCTTAAAGGCGGCACTTGTGCGACGCTTGCTGGTATCATCAAAACAGATGTAGCCATCAAAGACGGTAAAATTGCAGAACTTGGCGATATTGATGTTTCCAAAGCTGAACAGGTGATGGATGTAACGGGCCTTCATGTATTGCCGGGTGTGATTGACAGCCAAGTCCATTTTCGCGAACCCGGCCTTGAACATAAAGAAGATTTGGCAACAGGTACGGCGGGTGCGGCCCTTGGGGGGGTGACAGCGGTTTTTGAAATGCCAAACACCAAGCCATCCACCATCACAGCCCAAGATATGGCGGATAAATGTCGCCGTGCCAAAGACCGTGTTTGGACCGATATTGCCTTTTTCATTGGGGCTGCGGCTGAAAATGCAGAAAAATTGCCAGAGCTTGAGCGCCAGCAAGGCGTATCTGGCGTAAAAATCTTTATGGGCAGCTCCACTGGTAGCCTGCTGGTTAAAGATGATGCAACGCTTGCAAGTGTGCTGGCTTCTGGTCAGCGCCGTGTGGCGGTCCATTGTGAAGATGAAGACCGTCTTGAAGAACGTTTTGCGCTGGTTAAAGACGGCGCCCCTGTGAAAATGCATGCACAGTGGCGCGATGCTGAAACAGCTGTGCGCGCAACCAAGCGCCTGTTGAAAATTGCCAAGGGTGTGAAGCGCCGTGTGCATGTCTTGCATGTCACCACAGCTGATGAAATGGAAGTGCTGCCTGAATATAAAGACATTGCGACGGTAGAATGTACACCACAACATTTAACGCTGAACGATGAATGGTATGAAAAAATCGGCACCAAAGCGCAGATGAACCCACCTATTCGCGCACAGCATCATGTGGATGCCTTGTGGAAAGCGGTGAACCAAGGTGTGGTTGATTGTATCGGCTCTGATCACGCACCTCATACATTGGAAGAAAAATCAGCACCTTACCCCCAAAGCCCGTCAGGCATGACAGGGGTGCAGACATTGGTGCCTGTTATGCTCAACCATGTTAATGAAGGCCGCCTAAGCCTTGAGCGTTTTGTTGATCTGACAAGTGCAGGGCCGTGTCGTATTTACAATGTGGCTTCAAAAGGGCGCATGGCCAAAGGTTATGATGCGGATTTCACCATTGTGGATATGAATGCAGAGCGCACCATCACCGATAAATGGATTGCGTCTCGTTGTGGCTGGACCCCTTATGACGGGATGAAGGTCAAAGGCTGGCCGATTTCCACCATTGTGCGTGGTAATGTGGTGATGCATGAAGACCAGTTGATTGGTGACCCGCAAGGTGAAGCTGTGCGTTTCGCTGAATGTCTCTAAAGGGGACATAATGGTTCAGAACTCTCAAGACCAGTTTGAACGCCGCAAGGTGAGAAAAGGACGTCGCCTGTTTAATGAAGGTGAAACAGGCGACTTTGCTTATATTGTCGAAACTGGTGAAATCACCGTTTATAAGAATATCGAGGGCAATGATATTGAGTTGTCTGTTCTTCATCCCGGTGAGATTTTTGGTGAAATAGCTGTGCTAGATGGGCGCAGGCGTATGGCCTCAGCCAAGGCAACAATGGATTCAACATTGATTGTGGTCTCACCCAAGGCACTGGAAGAACGTATTGAAAAAAGTGACAAGTTTGTCAAAACGCTTTTGCAGATTTTAATGAGCAACTTGCGTGATACCCATCGTGCATATGAAGATCAACGTCATACGTTTGAAGGGCATATTCAATCGATCAATCGTCATATTAACGGGATGCGTGATTTGGCCCAATTGAGCCATCAAGATGAGTTTATTGAAGAAGTCTGTCCCAATTTGGTGAAGATGCGTGATAATTGTGATAAACTTTCACAATCACTGGATAAATATAGTGAAAAGATCAAAAGTTAGACTTTTTGTTAACCTTTTTGGTCTTTACTAGGCAGAGTCGGGAGAGGGGATTTTCCCGATTTTTAAAGCGTAAGAGTTAAGAGGCGCTTATGGCGGACGACGAAGACGATGATGATCTCTCCGTAGATTGGGGGGCGGCACTTGAAGAAGACCACAATGCTCCCTCTATGGATGAAGATCCCGATATGGCAGCTGCTTTAGCCGATATTGAGGCTGAAGAAGCGCAAAAAGCATCACAACAAAGTGCTGCACCTAGCACGCTGGGCGATGCTTTGGGCCTTGGGGACAGTGTAGAAGCTGTTTATGACGTTGAAGTTAGTGTTCGTGCTGTGCTCGGTATGGCCGTGATGCCGATGAGCCAAATCCTTAAACTGGGCCGTGGCGCGGTTGTGGAATTGGATCGTGGTGTGGGTGACCCTATCGATGTCTTTTCATCAGACCAGAAAATTGCCGAAGGCGAGGTTGTGGTTGTTGAAGACAAGCTAGCCGTAAGCATCGGTGATATTATGAGGTCGAAGCGAAGCCTATGAAGACTGAAACTGAAATCTACGAAACAGCCAATCAGGTTATCGAAAAATTTGGTGATGAAGCTGCGTTATATGCAGCCATCCGTGGCGATGAATTTGAACGTTTGGGCAATCAGGAAGGCGAGGTTCTCTGGCGTCGCATCACGCGTGCAGTAGAGGTTCTCCAAACTAGTGAGCGCCCACATAGCGCTGTACTTCACTAATTTTATTGAGTTCCAAATTCCTGATAATATCTAGAAACCGCTTGGCGTAAGTCTTGCGGTTTTATGGGCTTGGCAAGACAGCCCTGCATGCCCGCCTTCAGGTAGCTTTCCTGCTGTTGCGGCATGATATTGGCACTGATGGCAATAATGGGTGTGTCTTTATTAGGGCCTGTGCCATTGCGAATGGCAATGGTCGCTTCTTCGCCTGTCATTAATGGCATTTGGATATCCATCAAGATCAAATCAAAATGCTGATCTTGGGTGACCTCAAGGCAACGTTGCCCATTCTCCGCAATAGTGACAGTGTGACCCGCATGTTTAAGGATGGTCATCAGGACTTTCTGATTAATCGCATTATCTTCAGTTAAAAGGAGATTGAGAGCCCCTACGTCTTGTAGGGGGGTGATTGTGCTGTTTTCAACTTCTGCATCTGATGTGGAGAAGGGGAGTTCTAGGTAAAAGGTACTGCCTTTGCCAAGCTCACTTTGAACACTTAAGGAACCATTCATTAATTCTGCAAATTCCTTGCACAGGCTAAGCCCTAAGCCAATGCCGCCATGTTGGCGCGACATGGGGTCATCCACCTGATGGAAACGTTCAAAAATGTCGGCCTGATCTTCTTGAGACAGGCCAAGGCCTGTATCTTTAATATGACAAATAAGTTTTCGCTCAGGGCTGGAGGTCACTTCCATATGAACGTCAACTTTACCCTTATCTGTAAATTTAACCGCATTACTGACCAGATTGAACATGATCTGGCGTAATTTTTTCAGGTCAATCTCACCATGACAGCCTTCCGTAAAGATACGATTGACGTGATAGTCCAAGCCTTTGTTGGTCGCATCAACCTTGAACATAATTTCAATCTCACTGGCAAAATTGCTGAGATTAATGGTCTCTGGATTAAGGGATTCACGTCGTCCGGTGGCTTGTGTGAAATCGATAATATCATTGATAATATCAATGAGATGTTCAGTTGAGTGAATGGCGGTTTGCGTCAGTTGTGTTTTTTCATCTTCATTTTTACTTTCACTGACAAGGCCAAGTGCACCAAGGATGCCGTTTAAAGGCGTGCGTAGTTCATGTGAGACCAAGGCAATAAAATCGTTACGTGCTTTGGCAGCTTGCAAGGCTTTGGCTTTTAGTTTTCTTTCTTTACCAATTTCATAGCGTGCAATGAGCGAGGTAATGAGGAGAAGAATAACAAAGAGCGAGGCGATGCCACTGGTTAAGGTAACAGCCATTCGTTGGGTATCTTGTGCAAGATGGGTCAGGTCAAGTGAGACCTCAATCGCCCCAAGGAAATTACCATCTTTCATAATGGGCAAGAAAGCATCGGCAATAACGCGGTTTTCATGTTCTAAACGTAGGATGCGAACATGTTTTTGGCCACGCATGACCTTGGCAATGAAATAGTCTTCGCGGTTTTCATCACCGATCTTTTGATAATCACCAGACCAGACAACCGTGGCATCATCGGCATAAATTTGAAAGCTATAAACATTGCCTACATTTTTGGCTGTGCCAAGGGTGCGCATATCTTCAATGGTTGGTGGGGCACCATAAAGCAAACGAGGTAAATCAGTAAGGTCACGCTGGACAAACTGCGCCCAATGCAGGCTTTCAGAACGCGCCTGTTCTTGCAGGATTGTCTCCGTGCTTTTTTGAACAATCAACCATGTACCACCCACAGCGATGATGCCGATTGCCAAAATAATGAAAAGAAGCCGATTACCCATTTATATTTCTTTTTATATGAGAACACATCACATGTTTTGCTCATGCAATCTATTCATGCTCTATCCTTTTGAGGCAGCATAGCAAATTCAGTATGTGGATGCTATATGGCAATAT
It encodes the following:
- a CDS encoding glycosyltransferase family 4 protein, with amino-acid sequence MAKIVFADDGIEFDGKTLEQRALGGVESSVIMMMEEFAKRGHEVIVRNKCKEAMVYKGVDWAPIEQGLPEEADLYIANRGDKLIDLMPKAKKTVFWTHNPCKYMVKWRYLKKFWKVRPTIVFIGEYHATTLPSWVPDGGRRVIPYGIPEIFRHATVRSQAPAPRAVFTSNPLRSLNWLLDRWEQEIRPASPKAELHVFGGPAVYGAVGAEKAALMDEIFKRAKAMADQGIVLRGPATKQELIEELQQARIMTFRGDINETFCLAVAEAQALGTPTVVQDYGSMYERVVDGKTGTVAKDDETFSQGAIKLLNDDEHWFEQHKNCLKTQRSWGWEQACAAFEELI
- the asnB gene encoding asparagine synthase (glutamine-hydrolyzing) translates to MCGIAGFMTIDGTSPSDEVLDAFARCLAHRGPDGQGRFREKNVAMVQTRLAIIDLETGQQPIIDEKGNVLSANGEVYNFVELRAELPDLEMKTASDCEPPLHLYGRKGLAFVDDLRGMFAISIYDKERGRLVLSRDPFGIKPLYYAETQRGFAFASEPQALIGAGLVKPKVREEARNAFMQLQFSTGRNTIYKGIKRVLPGETLVVERGLVVEHHMKLALDAGGPKSISEGQAMKKMEEALIDSVKVHQRSDVPYGLFLSGGIDSSCLLSLMAELNDNPIKAYTAGFSGTDVPDEREHARMLAQKVGADHTEVEFDENDFLKLLPRIAEAIDDPVADYAVLPTFKLAREARKDVKVVLSGEGADELMGGYGRYRAYCRPWPLRKTIRGTGTFDGLGVFSKDIGKDWHKGIEKAEHYVKKFGFSRLQRAQGIDLIDWLPHDLLIKLDRCLMANGVEGRTPFLDPEVAKAVFYLPDNMKISNKLGKNLLRHWLNKRLPEAKPFSKKRGFTVPVGHWIASHGAQLGPLVAYQPGVAEFCDKNAVIRLFTTEGKEEGFAAWTLLFYALWHQRHILELKSDGDVFDALSLK
- a CDS encoding Crp/Fnr family transcriptional regulator, translating into MVQNSQDQFERRKVRKGRRLFNEGETGDFAYIVETGEITVYKNIEGNDIELSVLHPGEIFGEIAVLDGRRRMASAKATMDSTLIVVSPKALEERIEKSDKFVKTLLQILMSNLRDTHRAYEDQRHTFEGHIQSINRHINGMRDLAQLSHQDEFIEEVCPNLVKMRDNCDKLSQSLDKYSEKIKS
- a CDS encoding dihydroorotase, which codes for MYDMILKGGTCATLAGIIKTDVAIKDGKIAELGDIDVSKAEQVMDVTGLHVLPGVIDSQVHFREPGLEHKEDLATGTAGAALGGVTAVFEMPNTKPSTITAQDMADKCRRAKDRVWTDIAFFIGAAAENAEKLPELERQQGVSGVKIFMGSSTGSLLVKDDATLASVLASGQRRVAVHCEDEDRLEERFALVKDGAPVKMHAQWRDAETAVRATKRLLKIAKGVKRRVHVLHVTTADEMEVLPEYKDIATVECTPQHLTLNDEWYEKIGTKAQMNPPIRAQHHVDALWKAVNQGVVDCIGSDHAPHTLEEKSAPYPQSPSGMTGVQTLVPVMLNHVNEGRLSLERFVDLTSAGPCRIYNVASKGRMAKGYDADFTIVDMNAERTITDKWIASRCGWTPYDGMKVKGWPISTIVRGNVVMHEDQLIGDPQGEAVRFAECL
- a CDS encoding glycosyltransferase codes for the protein MRILQTMAGAEFGGAEAFFTRLAVALQKTDVEQRVIIRENPARARALRAGQVEPLQLSFGGALDVRTGMTLRREIKNFNPDVVLTWMNRATKKTPAGKGKFVKVARLGGYYDLKYYRDCDHLVGNTQDIVDYLVKEGWPAERAHYLPNFVTATRAEPASRMELSTPEDAPLLLSLGRLHENKAFDTLLKALARVPGVYLWLAGEGPLRRELELQAEELGIRPRVRFLGWREDTASLFAASDVYICPSRHEPLGNVVLEGWAQGRPVIAADSLGPGTLIEHGENGVLCPVDNDKAMGDAIKWVFSDQDFAYKLATRGWESYQRDFTEEVVVQKYLEFFEKITQDVA
- a CDS encoding FliM/FliN family flagellar motor switch protein, yielding MADDEDDDDLSVDWGAALEEDHNAPSMDEDPDMAAALADIEAEEAQKASQQSAAPSTLGDALGLGDSVEAVYDVEVSVRAVLGMAVMPMSQILKLGRGAVVELDRGVGDPIDVFSSDQKIAEGEVVVVEDKLAVSIGDIMRSKRSL
- a CDS encoding ATP-binding protein; this translates as MGNRLLFIILAIGIIAVGGTWLIVQKSTETILQEQARSESLHWAQFVQRDLTDLPRLLYGAPPTIEDMRTLGTAKNVGNVYSFQIYADDATVVWSGDYQKIGDENREDYFIAKVMRGQKHVRILRLEHENRVIADAFLPIMKDGNFLGAIEVSLDLTHLAQDTQRMAVTLTSGIASLFVILLLITSLIARYEIGKERKLKAKALQAAKARNDFIALVSHELRTPLNGILGALGLVSESKNEDEKTQLTQTAIHSTEHLIDIINDIIDFTQATGRRESLNPETINLSNFASEIEIMFKVDATNKGLDYHVNRIFTEGCHGEIDLKKLRQIMFNLVSNAVKFTDKGKVDVHMEVTSSPERKLICHIKDTGLGLSQEDQADIFERFHQVDDPMSRQHGGIGLGLSLCKEFAELMNGSLSVQSELGKGSTFYLELPFSTSDAEVENSTITPLQDVGALNLLLTEDNAINQKVLMTILKHAGHTVTIAENGQRCLEVTQDQHFDLILMDIQMPLMTGEEATIAIRNGTGPNKDTPIIAISANIMPQQQESYLKAGMQGCLAKPIKPQDLRQAVSRYYQEFGTQ